A window of Cyclopterus lumpus isolate fCycLum1 chromosome 10, fCycLum1.pri, whole genome shotgun sequence genomic DNA:
CTCCAACATGGCCTTTATTTTTTTGGTGGAACGTGAGTTCTGTTTGGGGGTCTTTGCCTTTTCTGACTTCAGGGCTCGAGGAGCCCGGACTTTCTTAGGGCTCTGTCCTGCGGCTGTCTGTTTACAATTGCCTTTCCTCTTTGACTTAATGCTTTTTGCACCAGCCAACATCTCACCAGTCTGTTCATCAAATTCATTAACTCCATGCTCCTTTTTATCCAAACGTAACACATCCTGACTGCTGAAGTTGTGCAGCGGAAACTGGCTGTCTTCCACTGTGTATGCATTTGTTGTGTGCTCTTGTTGCTGCATAACATCACAGTTCCACTTTACCTCCCTGTTGCAGTCCATAGTCATGTCATTCACATCCTGGTATTCTCCAGCATTGCCTGCCATCTTCATATCACGCCCTACCACCTGGGGGGACAGGTTGGGGGTCTCAGGAGGGGAGAGCTCTGACAGTGATGAGTGTCTAAACTTGTCGGGGGTGAAGTTGGAGATGTCCAGCAGGTCCGAGGACTCCCTGAGTGGGGTAAGGGCGTCCACACTCTGCTGAATCACCACTTTAGGACTGCAATGAGCTAAGAAGCTGTCTCGGccctcttcctcaccctctcGCTCACAAGACTTGAGACTGAGGGAGCTGTAATtgctggaggaggctgagagagagCCTACTGAGTCATAGCTGATGAGCCTGCCATTGTCTGTGCAGAGGGACCCTCTCTGGTATTGCACCTGGCCCTCCACACAAGCAGACTGACACACTTGCAGATCTGCCCCAGGCTGCAGACCTGCCTCAGTCAGGTAGCTCTTCTCATAAAGTAGCCTGTCAGCCTCTGGGCTCAGTTGGCTGTAGTTAGACACGGGCAGGCTGTCATTTAGGGGCACAGCAGCTGGGAAGTTGTTGGGTAAAATGGGAGTCTCGGGGGTCTCAGGCCCAAAGTTCTGGCTGTGACTTGCACAGAGCTGTGGGTGCCACATCTGGGGGAAGTTGGAGCAGTTTTGGGGAGACTGCTGGAGCTCTGACtccgagggaggagagaggacgcaGCTCTGAGCGAGCTGCAGAGAAGAAAACTGTTTCTCCTCTAGGGATAGCCCCAGAGGATACCGCTGCCTAGAGGGCTGCTGGGGGAAATAAGAGATAGTTGCTCCACCGGATGAGTCTGTAGCATCTAACAGGGTCTGCAGGTAGCCCCCCGGGATAACAGGGACACCCGACTCCACCGCCTCTGAGGGGGGAGCTTTGTCAGGTGAGCAGGTGGACGACACAAAGGGGAATTTCTCCTCAGATGTGTGAGCGGTGGTGGTATTGTCAGAGAGATGGGGTTTGACTGTAACTGAGCTAATGCCTGCCTCTTCTAACCCAGCAGCAGGGTCCCCAATCTGTGCCGCAGCGACACAGGCTTCCGTTTCATTTGTCAcgctcctcccctcctctccttctgcctctttCATTTTCTTGCTCCTCAGCCTGGCTTCGCTTTTGAATTTCCTTATCCTGACTGTTTTATTTCCTCCCaatctcctcccctccctttcctccctttcctGGGAGCGACTCTTGGCTGTGACTGCGTGCGTGATGGAGTTTGTGTCTAATGTGACTGGGAGGCCTGAGGCTGCTATTATTCCCCCTACCGTGGGGGTGGCCTCTTCTTTAGTTACACCTCCCTGGCCCCGATCAGAGAGAGGGGAGCACTGTACTGTTGCTGATTGCTCCACAGCGTGAATCCTCTGAACCTTAAGCCTGTTTGCAATCTTGTATTTCCTTTTGGGATGACTAGAATTAAAAGGGCGATGATGGCGTCCGTTTAGATGAAAACCACGTTGTTGTTTATCTCTGGCAGCCAGCTTAAGCtgctcctgtctctctctttgcttcACCTGCCAGAAATCCTTCAGAGGAGCCAGTGTCTCATATTTGCTTACTGTGTCGGTGTTTAAGCTCACAGTAGAGTCCACAGTGTCCAACTTGCCCAGTTTCACTGACATGAGTCTCTCCCCTTTAAACCTGTTGATGATGATGTACTTGATGACAACTGGCGGCTCTTTACGACAGGATTTTCGTCGTTTTTTGGGGCACcagtctacatcctcctcctctttttgacCGGACGgagctttctcttttttctctgcaTTCTTCTCACTCTCAAGCGAGTCAACGTCATATAAGTAATCGTCACTGTATCGAACCTTTCTCTTGGAGCGCAAACCATAGTTGAGGGGGTTAGAGGGGCTGAGCAATCTCTTTGAGTGGCCCTTCTTAAGCTTGCCCTCCTGCAGGGTGTCTGAGGAGGAGCCAGTGCAGGAGCTGTCATCACTAAACTCGCCTGACTCCTCTGTGGAATTGAAGTCCATTAGGTAGTTGACTTTGGGAGTTGACATTGGTGAGCCTTGGGAACCATCAAGGGGACTCTTACCACTGCAGTCCCCAGCCTTTCCTTCCTGTCCTGTCTCAAGAATGAGCTCATCAGTTTTGAGCTGAAGCTCCTCAGCACTCCTCCTTAAGACTCCagctccttcctctttcttggCACAGTTGGCCAGGACACTAGGGAAGAAGTTAAACTGTGTCTCCTCCTGGAGCACATTTGTCTTTTCCCTCATGTTGTCCTGGAAAGACTCGTAGCGAATCTTCAGCGAACAGACATCACTGCTTAAAGTGGAatcatcgtcttcatcatcaAATAGATTGTCAACGTCCTCCTCAGAGAAGAGGTTGACTGACAGTTCATTCTTAGAACAAAGGTCCAGCAGTTCCATCTTACTCTCACTGATGAAGGATTCAAAGTAGCCCCAGTCCTGGCCAGCGTTAGCCAGCAGAACCTCCTCTCCGCTCACTTTGTCCAATAACAGTCCCTCATATAAGTTCTTAGCTGTTGCATCATCTTCTGGGTCATCACAGTCCTCTGTTGTTTTGTTCCCATCAGCTCTCTTACCCTCACCTGGGGCTTTCGGCAGAGGAAAGCTAAGTAGTTGGTCAGAGAGGAGCTGTTCTCCATAGTGACTCACTGCCTCCCCCGCATGGCTCAGGCACTGAATGCTGATGTTATTGATGTCAGAGAAGTCCTCTCTGCTTACATCGCCTATCCTTACACTTAGCCCAGTCTCTGTGTCAGGGTTGGTGTTAGGGTCATGGGGCGGATTCTGGATGGAATTAGGGTCAGTGGCATCGCGGGTCTCAATGAAGCAGCCAAGGCAGGTACGTGTAGGCTGAAGAAGACACTCCTCTGTCAAGGCAGACACAGTGGCAGGCTCCATCATTGTAGCTGACAGAGGGAGGGCAACAGGCAGCAGAAGGGAAGTCTTCTGAGTTTCTCCTGTTGGGCCCCAGGAGCTTAGAGCTGGGGTGGGAAGTGGTGTGGGAGTGTGGTGAAGTTGAGAGACTACAGTTGTAGCATCAtcagagggggggcagggggcCACTGTTAGGCCCAGAGAGGCGTCAGTACTAACGGGCAGGGTGAGTGTTGGTGATGTAGACGTGGTCCTCTGGTGTGTTGGGCAGGCTGGCTGGGAAGTC
This region includes:
- the nexmifb gene encoding neurite extension and migration factor, with translation MDVLTDSSLTLIVKTSEQENANVVENTGVCEQSGHLSLCGIVDAALPPSSPPPAAETSQPACPTHQRTTSTSPTLTLPVSTDASLGLTVAPCPPSDDATTVVSQLHHTPTPLPTPALSSWGPTGETQKTSLLLPVALPLSATMMEPATVSALTEECLLQPTRTCLGCFIETRDATDPNSIQNPPHDPNTNPDTETGLSVRIGDVSREDFSDINNISIQCLSHAGEAVSHYGEQLLSDQLLSFPLPKAPGEGKRADGNKTTEDCDDPEDDATAKNLYEGLLLDKVSGEEVLLANAGQDWGYFESFISESKMELLDLCSKNELSVNLFSEEDVDNLFDDEDDDSTLSSDVCSLKIRYESFQDNMREKTNVLQEETQFNFFPSVLANCAKKEEGAGVLRRSAEELQLKTDELILETGQEGKAGDCSGKSPLDGSQGSPMSTPKVNYLMDFNSTEESGEFSDDSSCTGSSSDTLQEGKLKKGHSKRLLSPSNPLNYGLRSKRKVRYSDDYLYDVDSLESEKNAEKKEKAPSGQKEEEDVDWCPKKRRKSCRKEPPVVIKYIIINRFKGERLMSVKLGKLDTVDSTVSLNTDTVSKYETLAPLKDFWQVKQRERQEQLKLAARDKQQRGFHLNGRHHRPFNSSHPKRKYKIANRLKVQRIHAVEQSATVQCSPLSDRGQGGVTKEEATPTVGGIIAASGLPVTLDTNSITHAVTAKSRSQEREEREGRRLGGNKTVRIRKFKSEARLRSKKMKEAEGEEGRSVTNETEACVAAAQIGDPAAGLEEAGISSVTVKPHLSDNTTTAHTSEEKFPFVSSTCSPDKAPPSEAVESGVPVIPGGYLQTLLDATDSSGGATISYFPQQPSRQRYPLGLSLEEKQFSSLQLAQSCVLSPPSESELQQSPQNCSNFPQMWHPQLCASHSQNFGPETPETPILPNNFPAAVPLNDSLPVSNYSQLSPEADRLLYEKSYLTEAGLQPGADLQVCQSACVEGQVQYQRGSLCTDNGRLISYDSVGSLSASSSNYSSLSLKSCEREGEEEGRDSFLAHCSPKVVIQQSVDALTPLRESSDLLDISNFTPDKFRHSSLSELSPPETPNLSPQVVGRDMKMAGNAGEYQDVNDMTMDCNREVKWNCDVMQQQEHTTNAYTVEDSQFPLHNFSSQDVLRLDKKEHGVNEFDEQTGEMLAGAKSIKSKRKGNCKQTAAGQSPKKVRAPRALKSEKAKTPKQNSRSTKKIKAMLEGKAAKNQAGGCGTGLTDTSSTGDWSGTGWSESNSLVGDDQREFEEPSNILSNIVSGMAEVQRFMMASIEPLWNPMSEACMPSEANSLNLKTLKILAGTEADLKKKGAALTGAGRGRKAGGKGGKNQAKFNPSHPLFPQLALGCNMFDKPNFINPGPAHKKLYRHKTSAKFPRIETLKGKRAERDPNKDIALMTSFEKLR